CCGGGTCCTTTCATTGATGATATAAAAGCAATCATCCAGAGGCCGGCCGGCGGCTTCTTCCTGGGGCCAACCGGTTAATTCTTCGGCGACCCGGTTTATTAAAACGATGTTTCCTTTTATGTCTGTTGTAATCACGCCATCCCCAATGGACCGGAGTGTCACGGCCAGCCGTTCCTTTTCATTGGCCAGGGCAGATTCGGCCTTTTTGCGTTCGGTAATATCCCGGATAATGGCCTGGTGGTACTTCACGCCCTCGATGTCCATGGGGCGGAAGCTGATCTCCACCGGGAATTCGGTTCCATCCTTACGCCGATGAACTGTTTCATAAATCATACCCTCCTGCTCTTCAAGATGGGTTATGTCTTGTTCGTATTGTTTTTGAGACTCTAAGGAGCGTAAATCCTTGGGCTTAAGTCCCATGATTTCTTCCATGGAGTAGCCATAGGTGGATAAGGCCCGATCGTTGACCTCGATGATCTGATGATCCTGATCGGTGAGCAGGATGATGTCATTGGCATACCTGGTCAGATAAAGGTAATGCTGGGTCAGGGCCTGACGCTCCAGTTCACCCTGATATTGATTTCGATAATACACCGACCGTTGATGACGCCAGATAAGCCCCAGGCTTACCCCGGCGGCCAGGATCATCAGGCTGATTAAAAGGACAACCATCCAGGCCCGTTCCTTTAAAGGGGCATAGACCTCCTCGGCATC
Above is a genomic segment from Deltaproteobacteria bacterium containing:
- a CDS encoding PAS domain S-box protein → MVVLLISLMILAAGVSLGLIWRHQRSVYYRNQYQGELERQALTQHYLYLTRYANDIILLTDQDHQIIEVNDRALSTYGYSMEEIMGLKPKDLRSLESQKQYEQDITHLEEQEGMIYETVHRRKDGTEFPVEISFRPMDIEGVKYHQAIIRDITERKKAESALANEKERLAVTLRSIGDGVITTDIKGNIVLINRVAEELTGWPQEEAAGRPLDDCFYIINERTRERRENPVERVINTGDIVDLANGTVLISKDQRERIIADSGAPIRDQKGEILGVVLVFRDITEKIKLEEELAKAEK